The genomic segment TGCACATCGACGGCTTCACGGCCTCAAACGGCCGAAGCGATTTTACGCCGCGGGACGTTATCTCCACTATCTCGCCGGGCTCGATATCCCGTTCGTACTTGGCGCCGACGAGGTCGAAGGCGCAGGTCTCCGACGCCACCACGAACGCGTTCCCGAGAGTGCCCAGGCACAGGGGCCGCCAGCCGTGAGGGTCCCGCGCCGCCACGAGCCGGTTTTCTTCCAAAAAGAGTACGGAATACGCCCCCTCCAAACGCCCCAGGGCGTTGGGGATAGCGGTCGTTAAATCGTGGTTCTCGTCGTGCGCGATGAGGTGGATTATAATTTCCGAGTCCGAAGTAGTCGTGAATATCGAACCCCGCTGCTCCAGCTCCTCCCGCAGCGGGAGCGCGTTCACGACGTTGCCGTTGTGGCACACGGCCAGCGAACCCCGTAAGTAATCTACCTTTACCGGCTGCGCGTTCGCGAGCGACGTGTCGCCCAGGGTCGAGTACCGGACGTGCCCTATGGCGGCATAGCCGGTCAGCCGCCTGAGCACTTCTTCGCGGAATACGTCGTTCACCAGGCCCAAGGCCCGGTACTGGCGTAGCCTTGTACCGTCCGACGCGACTATGCCGGCGGACTCCTGGCCGCGGTGCTGCAGCGCGTATATGCCGAGGTACGTCAACGTCGCGGCCTCGGGATGCCCGAATATGCCGAAGACGCCGCAAGCCTCTTTGGGATAATAGCGCTCTTTCATACGGGTAGGGACAAAACCAGGTTTATTATTGTATCGTTAATTGCTCGCGCCAAAAATCTTCCACCGCCGAAATAATATTGGAATACCTTTTGTCTTCCAGGTCTTCGGGGCCGGTTACCGTAAACGTATTGTCCTTTTTAACTTCTCTTACCCTGACGGTATAAGTAGGCTGGTCCCGGGAGCCTTCGGGTCCGTCTTCCAACATAAAAGCGCGGTTTTTATTAAGCTCGAGCCAAATCTTCTCGAAGGATTCGAAGTCGACCTTACGCTCCGCTATAACGTAGTCGCGGCTGTGGTATACGACTATGTACTCGACGTGGACGACCTTGAACTCGACCTCTTTTTCGTATATTTTAACGTTGAGTACTTTTATGGGGGACTTCCCGCCCGTCCGCGTGACGACGACCGCCCGGCGAGCATCGTCCGGTACGCTCGCATCGCGCGCCTCCACCTCCACCCGCTCGACCGGGTACAACTCCTGGCGCGGCAGCATAGCCGTCGGCAACAGTAAAAGCGCGATTAGGACGAGGATCATCTTGCCCTCCCGCCGCCGGCGTTATGCCGTTAGCCGTCGAACGACCTCCTCGTAGTGGCTCTCTACTTCGCCTAAATCGAAACGGAACCTGTCTTTGTCGAAGACTTCGCCGGTGGCGGCGTCCCATATGCGGCACGTATCCGGCGAGATCTCGTCGCCGAGGTATATCTTACGGCCCCGCTCGCCGAATTCCAATTTGAAGTCCACGAGCTCGAGGCCCCGTCTCTTCATGTATCTCGCTAAAAAGCGGTTCACTTCGGCCGCTTGTTCTTCGACGTGGCTCAACTTCCGCTCCGTCATATAACCCAGGACGAGGACGTGATTGCGGTTCATCATCGGGTCGTGCAGCTCGTCGTCTTTGAGGTAATATTCCAGCAGCGGTTTCTTCAAGGGCGTCCCCCGCTCAAGGCCGTAACGCTTCGCCAGGCTGCCCGCGATTTTATTTCGCATCACGATTTCGACCGGATACATCTTGAGCCGTCGCACGAGCAGCGAACGTGCGTCGACCTGCTTTACGAAGTGGGTAACCACCCCCGCGCGCTCGAGCGCGGCGAATAGCTTGGCCGACATAGCCGCGTTATACTCGCCCTTCCGCTCGATCGTGCCCTTCTTGACGCCGTCGAACGCGGTGGCGCTGTCTTTGAATTCGGCCCAAAGGACGCCCCCGTCGTCGGTCTCGAATATATGCTTCGCCTTACCCTCGTAAAGGAGTTTGCCTTTCTCCACGCTCCTCCTTTGGGTTTGAACGTGCGGCCACGATGGGCCATTTTATAGAAACCGCTTGCGCTTGTCAAACGTTATTTATGGGCCGGTAAATTTTTAAGGCCCCGGAATATCCGGGGCTTCTATCCCTACCGCGATTACGGCCGACGGCCGTCTGATTTAATACGGCCTTTACCTTCTACTCGTACTCCGGTATCGCGGCACCTTCGGTCCGTACTATATTCCCCCGTTCGTCCAAAATCGGTTTAACGACCGCGTTCAATCGCACGTATCCGCCGTCGCCGAGCCGCAACCGCACTTCGTACCTGATTACTTTCTTTTCGGTTCGCATGACGTGGTTGGCGGCCGAAACTCTAGCCCGGTCGCCGGGGTGTATCAGCTCGAGCCAAAACGTGGACCGGTCGTAGAATTTTTCCCGGTCGTAGCCCAGCGCCTCCTCAACCGCCGGGTTGACGTAAATCATACGGCCGTTCACCTCGTCGAACGCCCACAATATCGCCGGGCTATCATCGACCATCCGGCGAAACCGTTCCTCGAAACGGTCGTCGTTGCGTACTTCAGACCCGTTCGGCACTCCCGCCATCTCCTATAAGCCCCTTCTTAATCTAACATTTAGATATATTACCGTTTTGGTTAACCGGGTCTTTCGATTTCAAAGCGCCACGCGCAAAACTCGTCTTCCGCCAGTTCATCCGGAGGGCATTTAATGCATTCGGTTTTGATACGTTCGTCCACCGCCCGGGCGAACTCGCCGAACTCCACCTCACCGACCGTTTTACAGGGGAAATCCGGCAACGTTTTCCGCCGCCTCGCCTCTTGGACGCGGCAACCCTTCATCTCGATTATTAAAGTATTTTCTGATAAGACTATATCTTGTTCATTCAACCAATTATACATACGGAATTTTAAAGCTTCCGCTAGTGCCGGAAGGCCGCCGCCGGCCTCGATGCCGCGGGCTTCCACCACCCGGCGCGCCTCGAGGGGGGCGAACTTGCGCCACGCCTCGCGGTCGTACCTTATCGCCTCCTCGGTCCCCAAATCCTCCTCTACCGACAGGAACCAACAACCGTCGTGCGCGAGCCAACATTTCGCGTAAGCCTTAATAAGCGCTATCAACTCTTCCGTCTTAATGTCCTCATTTATCAAGCTTTACGCTCCTAAATGCTAATTACGAATCTTTTTAATGAGCCAGGCGACGTTTTGGCCTAATTCTTTTACGGTCGCGACGCCCTCGTCGTCTTGCAACGCTTCGCCCGGGGCGCCGCCGAAGGCGATAGGCCAATATCGGGCGCCGGGCACGACCATCCCGTTAATCAGGAAAAAATAATTAAGCTGGGCGACGGTGAAGTTCTGGCCGGCGCGACGCGCTACTACTATGGGGGCGCCGACTTTCCGGTCTAAAAGGCCGCCGTTGGCGCGCGAGACGTAGCCGACGCGGTCGACGAAAGCCGTCATCTCCGCGGTCGCGGCGCCGAAATAGACCGGCGTCGCCAGCAACAGG from the bacterium genome contains:
- the purF gene encoding amidophosphoribosyltransferase; the protein is MKERYYPKEACGVFGIFGHPEAATLTYLGIYALQHRGQESAGIVASDGTRLRQYRALGLVNDVFREEVLRRLTGYAAIGHVRYSTLGDTSLANAQPVKVDYLRGSLAVCHNGNVVNALPLREELEQRGSIFTTTSDSEIIIHLIAHDENHDLTTAIPNALGRLEGAYSVLFLEENRLVAARDPHGWRPLCLGTLGNAFVVASETCAFDLVGAKYERDIEPGEIVEITSRGVKSLRPFEAVKPSMCIFELVYFSRPDSYIFGRGVYEARKTLGAALAREEKPGFTADMVIAVPDSSNSAALGYADESGIPFELGIIRSHYIGRTFIEPEQRIRAFGTRLKYNPVRDLIAGKSLVIVDDSIVRGTTSRKIIDIVRNAGAGEIHLRISCPPWRWPCFYGIDTPTREELIGSRLDVDEIARYIGVDSLKYLSLGGLRRAIGGDVLTEEGVAERFCSACFTGEYPTSIYDQFAKDMMTPRLFGDKMF
- the purC gene encoding phosphoribosylaminoimidazolesuccinocarboxamide synthase encodes the protein MEKGKLLYEGKAKHIFETDDGGVLWAEFKDSATAFDGVKKGTIERKGEYNAAMSAKLFAALERAGVVTHFVKQVDARSLLVRRLKMYPVEIVMRNKIAGSLAKRYGLERGTPLKKPLLEYYLKDDELHDPMMNRNHVLVLGYMTERKLSHVEEQAAEVNRFLARYMKRRGLELVDFKLEFGERGRKIYLGDEISPDTCRIWDAATGEVFDKDRFRFDLGEVESHYEEVVRRLTA
- a CDS encoding PAS domain-containing protein, coding for MPNGSEVRNDDRFEERFRRMVDDSPAILWAFDEVNGRMIYVNPAVEEALGYDREKFYDRSTFWLELIHPGDRARVSAANHVMRTEKKVIRYEVRLRLGDGGYVRLNAVVKPILDERGNIVRTEGAAIPEYE
- a CDS encoding DUF6125 family protein; the encoded protein is MINEDIKTEELIALIKAYAKCWLAHDGCWFLSVEEDLGTEEAIRYDREAWRKFAPLEARRVVEARGIEAGGGLPALAEALKFRMYNWLNEQDIVLSENTLIIEMKGCRVQEARRRKTLPDFPCKTVGEVEFGEFARAVDERIKTECIKCPPDELAEDEFCAWRFEIERPG
- a CDS encoding flavodoxin family protein; the protein is MKVIGVCGSPRRQGNSEQLLDVTLGVINAEGIETEKILLAGKRILPCTACLKCREEKDGLCHGRDDDLPPALPAIYDADGLLLATPVYFGAATAEMTAFVDRVGYVSRANGGLLDRKVGAPIVVARRAGQNFTVAQLNYFFLINGMVVPGARYWPIAFGGAPGEALQDDEGVATVKELGQNVAWLIKKIRN